One stretch of Xanthomonas sp. DAR 35659 DNA includes these proteins:
- a CDS encoding YcxB family protein has product MISGTITLEDYLAAQRLHQRRALRRVLLATAVLLVLGLAVFAFAKRGSGVDIVGVMLAAAGGGGLIGQTIQSTWTMPRKVRRLYAQQAALRHRFTYRWDEAGLEITWADGQVRRPWRDYVRYRESPQLLMLYHNDILFDLVPTSWFADAAQRDAFRQLAAAQIGSDAGKRAV; this is encoded by the coding sequence ATGATCAGCGGCACCATCACGCTGGAGGACTATTTGGCCGCGCAGCGCCTGCATCAGCGGCGCGCGCTGCGGCGCGTGCTGCTGGCGACGGCGGTGCTGCTGGTGCTTGGACTGGCCGTATTCGCCTTCGCCAAGCGCGGCTCCGGCGTGGACATCGTCGGTGTCATGCTGGCCGCCGCCGGTGGCGGTGGCTTGATCGGCCAGACCATTCAGTCGACATGGACGATGCCGCGCAAGGTGCGGCGCCTGTATGCGCAACAGGCGGCGCTGCGGCATCGCTTCACCTATCGCTGGGACGAGGCCGGCCTGGAGATCACCTGGGCGGACGGCCAGGTGCGGCGCCCCTGGCGCGACTACGTGCGCTACCGCGAAAGTCCGCAGCTGCTGATGCTCTACCACAACGACATCCTGTTCGATCTGGTGCCGACCTCCTGGTTCGCCGATGCCGCGCAGCGCGATGCGTTCCGGCAACTTGCCGCCGCGCAGATCGGCAGCGATGCGGGCAAACGCGCCGTGTAG
- a CDS encoding alpha/beta hydrolase, which produces MHRIIATALLLAGLCGCASYGQQRPDRTACREASSLSPACKSADFIVLGQEPDEADAPAPALAFIEFDEHGRPYAPAAIDDVMGKIAAFAARPPERVLMVIFIHGWNHNAAQNDGNVIAFKAFLRQLQAQERMSTVGQRRAVVGVYLGWQAKASDHDLVALLSYRDKKELGLTTGVDGVRGVLARLAEMRRASPHSRLVAIGHSFGGGVLFSAVKDRLAEAVGAAQGDWHPAYADLVVLLNPAIEAEQFVALHAAAAQTRFPACTPLALVSFTSEADTALSREFPRGMRLFYAQRIAQAGAGGAALITTPYGLYPDFSRYRLRPLPGAAAPTALTPEAFSAAARTWGGFRAGTGAFALGGLELAATAASPPPAPWGPLLNVRVDGSLIQDHNAIWDPRFAYFVRGLVGMEFARGDACR; this is translated from the coding sequence ATGCATCGCATCATCGCCACGGCCTTGCTGCTGGCCGGGCTGTGCGGCTGCGCCAGCTACGGCCAGCAACGGCCGGACCGGACCGCCTGCCGCGAGGCCTCGTCGCTGTCCCCCGCCTGCAAATCGGCGGACTTCATCGTGCTCGGGCAGGAACCGGACGAGGCCGACGCGCCGGCCCCGGCGCTGGCCTTCATCGAGTTCGACGAACACGGCAGACCCTACGCTCCGGCCGCCATCGACGATGTCATGGGCAAAATCGCGGCCTTCGCCGCGCGGCCGCCGGAGCGGGTGCTGATGGTGATCTTCATCCACGGCTGGAATCACAACGCGGCGCAGAACGACGGCAACGTCATCGCCTTCAAGGCCTTCCTGCGCCAGTTGCAGGCGCAGGAGCGAATGTCGACGGTCGGGCAGCGGCGCGCGGTCGTCGGCGTCTATCTGGGCTGGCAGGCGAAGGCCTCCGACCACGATCTGGTCGCGCTGCTGTCGTATCGGGACAAGAAGGAACTGGGCCTGACCACCGGCGTGGACGGGGTGCGTGGCGTGCTGGCGCGGTTGGCCGAGATGCGCCGCGCCTCGCCGCACAGCCGCCTGGTGGCGATCGGCCACAGTTTCGGTGGTGGCGTCCTGTTCAGTGCGGTCAAGGACCGGCTCGCCGAGGCGGTCGGCGCCGCACAGGGCGACTGGCACCCGGCGTACGCGGATCTGGTGGTCCTGCTGAATCCGGCGATCGAGGCGGAGCAGTTCGTCGCCCTGCATGCGGCCGCCGCGCAGACGCGGTTCCCGGCCTGCACGCCGTTGGCGCTGGTCAGTTTCACTTCCGAGGCCGACACCGCGCTGTCCCGGGAGTTTCCGCGCGGCATGCGGCTGTTCTACGCGCAGCGCATCGCGCAGGCCGGTGCGGGCGGCGCCGCGCTGATCACCACGCCATACGGGCTGTATCCGGACTTTTCGCGCTACCGCCTGCGCCCGCTGCCGGGCGCGGCGGCGCCGACCGCGCTGACGCCGGAGGCGTTTTCCGCCGCGGCGCGCACCTGGGGCGGGTTCCGCGCCGGCACCGGTGCGTTCGCGCTGGGCGGACTGGAACTGGCCGCCACCGCCGCGTCACCGCCGCCGGCGCCATGGGGGCCGTTGTTGAACGTGCGCGTGGACGGATCGTTGATCCAGGACCACAACGCGATCTGGGATCCGCGCTTCGCGTACTTCGTGCGCGGTCTGGTCGGCATGGAGTTCGCGCGCGGCGACGCCTGCCGCTGA